One stretch of Priestia megaterium DNA includes these proteins:
- a CDS encoding CoA-acylating methylmalonate-semialdehyde dehydrogenase, protein MTQTAVKTVKNYIGGQWIESATSKTEPVYNPATGEIIAQVPLSTKEDVDQAVQAANEAFKRWAKTAVPKRARILFKYQQLLVDNWDELAKLVTVENGKSFNEARGEVQRGIECVEFAAGAPTLMMGKQLPDIATDIESGMYRYPIGVIGGITPFNFPMMVPCWMFPLAIACGNTFVLKPSERTPLLAARLAELFEEAGLPKGVLNIVNGAHDVVNGLLEHKLVKAISFVGSQPVAEYVYKKGTENLKRVQALAGAKNHSIVLNDADLNVATKQIIGAAFGSAGERCMAASVVTVQEEIADQLIERLVEEANNIVIGDGLEENVFLGPVIRENHKERTLSYIESGVQEGAELIRDGRTDAAVNGNGYFVGPTIFDHVTQEMKIWQDEIFAPVLSIVRVKTLEEAIEVANNSRFANGACIYTDSGASVREFRENIESGMLGVNVGVPAPMAFFPFSGWKDSFYGDLHANGTDGVEFYTRKKMVTTRW, encoded by the coding sequence ATGACACAAACAGCGGTAAAAACAGTAAAGAACTATATTGGCGGACAATGGATTGAATCAGCTACATCAAAAACAGAGCCTGTGTATAACCCAGCGACAGGTGAAATAATCGCACAGGTGCCTCTTTCTACAAAAGAAGATGTAGATCAAGCGGTGCAAGCAGCAAATGAAGCTTTCAAACGATGGGCAAAAACAGCCGTGCCTAAACGAGCACGCATTTTGTTCAAATATCAGCAGCTATTAGTAGATAACTGGGATGAATTAGCAAAGTTAGTGACAGTCGAAAACGGAAAAAGTTTTAACGAAGCGCGAGGTGAAGTGCAGCGTGGAATTGAATGCGTAGAGTTTGCTGCTGGAGCTCCTACGTTAATGATGGGTAAACAGCTTCCTGATATCGCAACAGACATTGAATCTGGCATGTACCGCTATCCAATTGGTGTAATTGGAGGAATTACGCCGTTTAATTTTCCAATGATGGTTCCTTGCTGGATGTTCCCGCTTGCGATTGCTTGCGGAAATACATTTGTGTTAAAGCCGTCTGAGCGTACACCGCTTTTAGCTGCAAGGCTAGCTGAACTGTTTGAAGAAGCTGGTTTGCCAAAAGGCGTGCTAAATATTGTAAACGGTGCTCATGACGTAGTGAATGGCCTTCTTGAACATAAGCTCGTAAAAGCTATTTCGTTTGTAGGTTCACAGCCTGTAGCTGAGTACGTGTATAAAAAAGGTACGGAAAACTTAAAACGTGTTCAAGCTTTAGCGGGTGCTAAAAACCACTCGATCGTATTAAATGATGCAGACTTGAACGTAGCAACAAAACAAATTATCGGAGCTGCTTTTGGTTCAGCAGGTGAACGTTGTATGGCAGCATCTGTTGTTACTGTACAAGAAGAAATTGCTGATCAATTGATTGAAAGATTAGTAGAAGAAGCCAACAATATTGTAATTGGCGACGGCTTAGAAGAAAACGTCTTCTTAGGACCGGTTATTCGTGAAAACCATAAAGAGCGTACGCTTAGCTACATCGAATCAGGCGTGCAAGAAGGAGCCGAGCTTATTCGTGACGGTCGCACAGACGCAGCAGTAAATGGCAACGGCTACTTTGTCGGACCAACGATTTTTGATCATGTTACGCAAGAAATGAAAATTTGGCAAGATGAAATTTTTGCACCTGTGCTGTCTATTGTACGCGTGAAAACATTAGAAGAAGCTATTGAAGTAGCTAATAACTCTCGATTTGCAAACGGTGCTTGCATTTATACAGATAGCGGTGCAAGCGTACGTGAATTCCGTGAAAATATTGAATCAGGTATGTTAGGAGTGAACGTAGGGGTACCGGCACCTATGGCATTCTTCCCATTCTCTGGTTGGAAAGATTCTTTTTATGGCGATCTTCATGCAAATGGTACAGACGGCGTGGAATTTTATACAAGAAAGAAAATGGTGACAACTCGCTGGTAA
- the iolD gene encoding 3D-(3,5/4)-trihydroxycyclohexane-1,2-dione acylhydrolase (decyclizing), with the protein METIRMTTAQALVKFLNQQYVEFDGKQHKFIKGIFTIFGHGNVVGLGQALEEDPGDLDVYQGRNEQGMANAAMAFAKQKHRKQIMACTSSVGPGSANMVTTAATASANNIPVLLLPGDVFATRQPDPVLQQIEQSYDLSISTNDAFRPVSKYWDRVSRPEQLMTAMINAMRVLRNPAETGAVTICLPQDVQGEAWDFPTYFFQKRVHRIERRLPTKDSLGDAIQVMKTKKKPIIICGGGVRYSEAAKELKQFASEFHIPFGETQAGKSAVESDYRYNLGGIGVTGNLAANTIAREADLVIGVGTRFTDFTTASKQLFQHPEVKFLTINTSEFHANKLDAVKLVADAKEGLLALREELTSIGYQSGYTTEIASAKDAWETELERLHSIRFTGANFIPEIKGHLDESLAEYAESLGTQLTQTGVIGEVNKLLDDNSVIVGAAGSLPGDLQRMWKSNKPNTYHMEYGYSCMGYEVSGALGVKLAEPAKEVYAMVGDGSYQMLHSELITSLQERKKINILLFDNSGFGCINNLQMSTGMGSFGTEFRYRSDETGKLNGNVMKIDFAASAAGYGVKTYSVSSLEELKTAMADAQKQETSTLIDIKVLPKTMTNGYESWWHVGVAEVSENQQVQEAYKDKVKNLEMARIY; encoded by the coding sequence ATGGAAACGATTAGAATGACGACGGCACAAGCATTAGTGAAATTTTTAAATCAGCAGTATGTTGAATTTGATGGAAAGCAGCACAAGTTTATCAAAGGGATTTTTACAATTTTTGGGCACGGGAACGTGGTAGGTCTTGGGCAAGCTTTGGAAGAAGACCCAGGAGATCTAGATGTATATCAAGGGCGCAATGAACAAGGAATGGCCAATGCAGCGATGGCTTTTGCAAAACAAAAACATCGAAAGCAGATTATGGCTTGTACATCTTCAGTGGGCCCAGGCTCAGCAAATATGGTTACAACGGCAGCCACCGCTTCAGCTAATAACATTCCAGTTTTGCTGCTTCCCGGTGATGTATTTGCAACTAGACAGCCGGATCCGGTTTTGCAGCAAATTGAACAGTCATATGATTTATCTATTTCTACAAACGATGCTTTTCGTCCAGTGAGCAAGTACTGGGATCGCGTAAGTCGACCTGAACAATTGATGACAGCTATGATTAATGCAATGCGTGTGTTAAGGAACCCTGCAGAAACGGGAGCTGTAACTATTTGTTTGCCTCAAGATGTGCAGGGAGAAGCATGGGATTTTCCAACTTATTTCTTCCAAAAGCGCGTTCACCGCATTGAGCGCCGTCTTCCGACTAAGGACAGTCTAGGCGATGCGATTCAAGTAATGAAAACAAAGAAAAAGCCAATCATTATTTGTGGAGGCGGCGTTCGGTATTCAGAAGCTGCAAAAGAGTTAAAACAATTTGCTAGCGAGTTCCACATTCCATTTGGAGAAACTCAAGCTGGGAAAAGTGCCGTCGAAAGCGACTATCGATATAATCTTGGCGGAATTGGTGTAACAGGGAATTTAGCTGCTAACACAATTGCTAGAGAAGCGGATTTAGTAATTGGAGTAGGCACGCGATTTACTGATTTTACAACAGCCTCTAAACAGCTTTTTCAACATCCCGAAGTGAAATTTCTTACCATTAACACATCTGAATTTCATGCAAATAAACTCGATGCTGTGAAGCTTGTAGCTGATGCAAAAGAAGGCCTGCTTGCTCTTAGGGAAGAGTTAACATCAATTGGCTATCAGTCTGGTTATACAACAGAAATTGCAAGTGCTAAAGACGCATGGGAAACAGAATTAGAACGTCTACATAGCATACGTTTTACTGGGGCAAATTTCATTCCAGAAATAAAAGGTCATTTAGATGAAAGCTTAGCTGAATATGCAGAATCACTTGGCACTCAATTAACGCAAACAGGAGTAATTGGAGAGGTGAATAAGCTCCTTGATGACAACTCCGTCATTGTTGGTGCAGCAGGAAGTCTTCCGGGTGACTTACAGAGAATGTGGAAGTCTAATAAACCCAATACCTATCATATGGAATATGGATATTCATGCATGGGATATGAAGTATCAGGCGCACTTGGAGTTAAGCTAGCGGAACCAGCTAAAGAAGTATACGCGATGGTTGGGGATGGAAGCTATCAAATGCTTCATTCAGAGCTCATTACAAGTCTTCAAGAAAGAAAAAAAATAAATATTTTACTATTTGATAATTCCGGTTTCGGATGCATTAACAACCTTCAAATGTCAACTGGAATGGGAAGTTTTGGAACAGAGTTTCGCTATCGAAGCGATGAAACAGGAAAGCTAAACGGGAACGTGATGAAAATTGATTTTGCAGCAAGCGCGGCAGGATACGGTGTAAAAACGTATAGCGTAAGTTCTCTTGAAGAATTAAAAACGGCGATGGCAGATGCACAAAAACAAGAGACTTCTACGCTAATTGATATTAAAGTACTGCCAAAAACTATGACAAATGGTTATGAATCATGGTGGCATGTAGGAGTAGCAGAGGTATCTGAAAATCAGCAAGTACAAGAAGCTTATAAAGATAAAGTGAAAAACCTTGAAATGGCAAGGATTTATTAA
- the iolE gene encoding myo-inosose-2 dehydratase, with product MFKENTVKLGIAPIAWTNDDMPELGAENTFEQCISEMALTGFKGSEVGNKYPRNVSILKKALSLRNLEIASAWFSTFLTTKPLEETVTPFIEHRDFLYEMGAKVIVVSEQGHSIQGLMDVPLFKEKPVFTPTEWSRLAEGLHHLGKLAREKDMHIVYHHHMGTGVQTTEEIEQLMELTNPELVSLLFDTGHLVFSGEEPLYILKKYLHRIKHVHLKDIRQEVVDRVKEQDLSFLQAVKEGAFTVPGDGAIEFDEVFTTLATSDYNGWFVVEAEQDPALANPFEYALKARNFIKEKSGL from the coding sequence ATGTTCAAGGAAAATACGGTCAAACTGGGGATTGCTCCAATTGCTTGGACAAATGATGACATGCCTGAACTAGGAGCTGAAAATACATTTGAACAGTGTATCAGTGAGATGGCTTTAACCGGTTTTAAAGGAAGTGAGGTAGGAAACAAATATCCGCGAAACGTTTCCATCTTAAAAAAAGCACTATCGCTGCGGAACTTAGAAATTGCAAGTGCATGGTTTAGTACATTTTTAACGACAAAGCCGCTGGAAGAAACGGTGACTCCTTTTATTGAACATCGTGATTTTTTATACGAAATGGGAGCAAAAGTAATTGTTGTGTCTGAACAAGGGCACAGCATTCAAGGGCTGATGGATGTTCCTTTATTTAAAGAAAAGCCTGTGTTCACGCCAACAGAGTGGAGCAGACTTGCAGAAGGCCTGCACCATCTTGGGAAACTGGCACGAGAGAAAGATATGCATATTGTCTATCATCACCACATGGGAACAGGTGTACAAACAACAGAAGAAATTGAGCAGCTAATGGAGCTTACCAATCCGGAGCTTGTTTCGCTGCTATTTGATACCGGTCATCTTGTCTTTTCAGGAGAAGAACCTCTTTATATCTTAAAAAAATATCTGCACCGTATTAAGCATGTTCATTTAAAGGATATTCGTCAAGAAGTAGTTGATCGAGTCAAAGAACAAGACCTGAGCTTCTTGCAAGCGGTAAAAGAAGGAGCCTTTACTGTTCCAGGTGACGGAGCTATTGAATTTGATGAAGTATTTACTACGCTTGCCACTTCGGATTATAACGGATGGTTTGTCGTAGAAGCAGAACAAGATCCAGCCCTTGCTAATCCTTTTGAATATGCGTTAAAAGCAAGAAACTTTATTAAAGAAAAAAGCGGTCTTTAA
- a CDS encoding LacI family DNA-binding transcriptional regulator: MKPTIYSVAEEAGVSISTVSKVINQTGHISERTRQKVIEVMAQLNYHPSVVASALTGKPTKTIGLLIPDISNPFFADLARSIEDRSHERGFHVVMCNTDNDAEKEKKYLSLLIRQRIDGLIVASAFRNANLLKNMLKQDIPISVIASEIPHVSVNTVTVDDYKGSYLATDYLLSLHHENIAIITENAKSNHARLDAFRDAMQENGIIISPQHVITTEASIQKGYESAKQIFSMKEKVTAIFACNDLLAIGVMQAAKEFKIDVPKDLSVIGFDNTVLSTTITPMLTTVAQPTKEMAVNVVDLLVREMEYPTMHKEHLLLEPKLITRKSTAPLRRDATASTNN, encoded by the coding sequence ATGAAGCCAACCATTTATAGTGTGGCTGAAGAAGCAGGTGTATCAATTTCTACCGTATCAAAAGTCATTAATCAAACCGGTCATATTAGTGAAAGAACAAGACAAAAAGTAATTGAGGTTATGGCGCAGTTAAATTACCATCCAAGCGTCGTGGCATCTGCTTTAACAGGAAAGCCCACTAAAACGATTGGGCTTCTTATACCCGACATCTCCAATCCTTTTTTTGCTGACTTAGCAAGAAGCATAGAAGACCGAAGTCATGAGCGAGGCTTTCATGTGGTGATGTGCAATACCGATAACGATGCGGAAAAAGAGAAAAAGTATCTATCGCTGTTAATACGTCAGAGAATCGACGGTTTAATTGTAGCTTCTGCTTTTCGCAATGCTAATCTTTTAAAAAATATGCTTAAGCAAGATATACCGATTAGCGTTATTGCTTCAGAAATTCCTCATGTATCCGTTAATACAGTGACAGTGGATGACTACAAAGGAAGCTATTTAGCGACTGATTATTTACTGTCTTTACATCATGAAAACATTGCGATTATTACAGAAAATGCAAAAAGTAATCACGCCCGTTTAGATGCTTTTCGAGACGCTATGCAAGAAAATGGAATCATCATTTCACCTCAGCACGTTATTACGACCGAAGCAAGTATTCAAAAAGGATATGAAAGTGCTAAGCAAATTTTTTCAATGAAGGAGAAAGTGACGGCTATTTTTGCTTGTAACGATTTATTGGCTATCGGCGTTATGCAAGCTGCAAAAGAATTCAAAATTGATGTGCCGAAGGACTTATCAGTGATTGGATTTGATAATACGGTTCTTTCTACTACCATTACGCCCATGTTGACGACGGTAGCACAGCCGACAAAGGAAATGGCTGTAAACGTAGTGGATTTGCTGGTGAGAGAAATGGAATATCCAACGATGCATAAAGAACATTTGCTTCTTGAGCCAAAATTGATTACCCGGAAATCCACGGCTCCGTTACGAAGAGACGCCACAGCATCTACAAATAATTGA
- a CDS encoding 5-deoxy-glucuronate isomerase codes for MLGKLGELNKGYNVLTEMAGQHKDMLMDIGIYKMSQGKEATLLDSSNETAILLLEGKVKLEWEGHSKEIQRQSLFEEEPWCLHVSKNVEVKITALANSEVLVQKTDNEKEFSSKLYTPEDCQNTVAGEGVWEGTAQRVIRTIFDYNNAPYSNLVIGEVISYPGRWSSYPPHHHDQPEVYYYRFDKPQGFGCAMVGEDAYRVVDNSFITIPGELDHPQATAPGYAMYFCWMIRHLDNNPWTDRIMEEEHKWLLEPDAKIWPEK; via the coding sequence ATGTTAGGTAAATTAGGTGAATTAAATAAAGGATATAACGTACTTACAGAAATGGCTGGTCAGCACAAAGATATGCTGATGGATATTGGGATTTATAAAATGTCCCAAGGAAAAGAGGCAACTTTACTAGACAGCAGCAATGAAACGGCTATTCTTCTACTAGAAGGAAAGGTAAAGCTAGAGTGGGAAGGCCATTCGAAAGAAATTCAGCGTCAGTCTCTTTTTGAAGAAGAGCCTTGGTGTTTGCATGTTTCGAAAAATGTGGAGGTTAAAATTACTGCGCTTGCCAATAGTGAAGTACTAGTTCAAAAAACGGATAATGAAAAAGAATTCTCATCAAAATTATATACGCCTGAAGATTGTCAAAATACAGTGGCTGGTGAAGGAGTGTGGGAAGGTACCGCTCAGCGTGTAATTCGAACAATCTTTGACTACAATAACGCTCCTTACTCTAACCTTGTTATTGGAGAAGTTATTTCTTATCCAGGAAGATGGTCGAGTTATCCCCCTCACCATCATGATCAGCCTGAAGTGTATTACTATCGTTTTGACAAGCCGCAAGGGTTTGGCTGTGCAATGGTTGGAGAAGATGCGTACCGTGTAGTTGATAATAGTTTTATTACAATTCCAGGTGAATTGGATCATCCTCAAGCAACGGCTCCCGGCTATGCAATGTATTTTTGCTGGATGATTCGCCATCTTGACAATAATCCATGGACAGACCGTATCATGGAAGAAGAGCATAAGTGGCTATTAGAGCCGGATGCAAAAATTTGGCCTGAGAAATAA